A region of Jannaschia sp. W003 DNA encodes the following proteins:
- a CDS encoding replication initiation protein → MADLKPYRTLDARPSADTLVKPGELVDVVEVTPLTLADRRIYNLLLENAWDSIDRPVTHVIAKSLLRGSHNSNDRIGPSLERLMSAIVRVEVVWDGEPAVERVQLLGGNVETHRSDGMLEYEIPARLRRIIANSTVFARLQREVMFALTSKYALTLYEMVQKRGNLRWRSSERFTLDELRGILGVPKGKLASWSNLKLRAIDPAVAEVNALSDYVVEIAPIKSGRRVTHVELRWWKKDGEGHAAASRELAFSKVGRKERTQEPPAPPPPAPGDAPLRPRPAWLDSKGAPLRSETYETARMRHPGYDIYHVESEWRAWSEGKGETVDPDRAFLAFFRTFAERHPI, encoded by the coding sequence ATGGCCGACCTGAAGCCCTACCGCACCCTCGACGCCCGCCCCTCGGCGGACACCTTGGTGAAGCCCGGCGAGCTGGTGGACGTGGTCGAGGTCACGCCCCTCACCCTCGCCGACCGGCGCATCTACAACCTCCTGCTCGAGAACGCCTGGGACAGCATCGACCGCCCCGTCACCCACGTGATCGCCAAGTCGCTCCTGCGCGGCTCGCACAACTCCAACGACCGCATCGGCCCCTCTCTGGAGCGGCTCATGTCCGCGATTGTGCGCGTCGAGGTCGTCTGGGACGGCGAGCCGGCGGTGGAGCGCGTGCAGCTCCTCGGGGGCAACGTTGAGACCCACCGCTCCGATGGCATGCTGGAATACGAGATCCCCGCGCGCCTGCGCCGCATCATCGCCAACTCCACCGTGTTCGCGCGGCTCCAGCGCGAGGTTATGTTCGCGCTGACCTCGAAGTACGCGCTCACGCTCTACGAGATGGTGCAGAAGCGCGGCAACCTGCGCTGGCGCTCCTCGGAGCGGTTCACCCTCGATGAGCTGCGCGGCATCCTCGGCGTGCCCAAGGGCAAGCTGGCCTCCTGGTCCAACCTCAAGCTCCGCGCCATCGACCCCGCCGTGGCCGAGGTGAACGCCCTGTCGGACTACGTGGTCGAGATCGCCCCCATCAAGTCCGGCCGCCGCGTCACGCACGTGGAGCTGCGCTGGTGGAAGAAGGACGGCGAGGGCCATGCCGCCGCCTCGCGCGAGCTGGCCTTCTCCAAGGTCGGCCGCAAGGAGCGCACCCAAGAGCCACCTGCCCCGCCGCCGCCCGCGCCCGGCGACGCGCCGCTCCGCCCCCGCCCCGCCTGGCTCGACTCCAAGGGCGCTCCGCTCCGCTCCGAGACCTACGAGACCGCCCGCATGCGCCACCCGGGCTACGACATCTACCACGTCGAATCGGAATGGCGCGCGTGGTCCGAAGGCAAGGGCGAGACCGTCGACCCGGACCGCGCGTTCCTCGCGTTCTTCCGCACGTTCGCGGAACGGCACCCGATCTGA
- a CDS encoding AAA family ATPase has translation MFALAAGATAPHPVEKIRAEQDMDTVGLEELDRIARRAEVVIDRLRERLYAPGTAKRLDLSFNVRTAAEMAGRTEKAIRDAEGDGRLPEPEKNPETGRRLGYSLADVNRMRDVFGTRPWRAEGDPPCVLAVQNFKGGVAKSTLVTHLAQYLALRGYRVCVIDCDSQASSTAMFGLNPDVDVDETEDTLYPFFRHGGPRDLRYALRATYWPGIALIPANLGLYDAEYEFAARMAREQTLVLDRLREGVDSIAGGFDVILLDPPPALGMISLSVLRAATALLVPAPPNNIDFASTAHFLKMMGATLGEIARHGGQRDYSFVKILATKMNDGKSAHVAIKRMMDAVFPQDMLTSILKDSAEIDNATANLGTVYEMTGPGTRTETHKRCRVYLDAVGREVETLIRKTWPSHHGPLRKEGVL, from the coding sequence ATGTTCGCACTTGCCGCCGGCGCCACCGCCCCGCATCCTGTGGAAAAAATACGGGCGGAGCAGGACATGGACACGGTGGGGCTCGAGGAGCTGGACCGCATCGCGCGGCGTGCGGAGGTGGTGATCGACCGCCTGCGCGAGCGGCTCTATGCGCCGGGCACGGCGAAGCGGCTGGACCTCAGCTTCAACGTGCGCACGGCCGCGGAGATGGCGGGGCGCACCGAGAAGGCGATCCGCGACGCGGAAGGGGACGGGCGCCTGCCCGAGCCCGAGAAGAACCCCGAGACGGGACGGCGGCTCGGCTACTCCCTCGCGGACGTGAACCGGATGCGCGACGTGTTCGGCACCCGCCCCTGGCGCGCCGAGGGCGACCCGCCCTGCGTTCTGGCGGTCCAGAACTTCAAGGGCGGCGTGGCCAAGTCCACGCTGGTGACGCACCTCGCCCAGTACCTCGCCCTGCGCGGCTACCGAGTCTGCGTGATCGACTGCGACAGCCAGGCCAGCTCCACGGCGATGTTCGGGCTGAACCCCGACGTGGACGTCGACGAGACCGAGGACACGCTCTACCCGTTCTTCCGCCACGGGGGGCCGCGCGACCTGCGCTACGCGCTGCGGGCGACATACTGGCCGGGCATCGCGCTGATCCCCGCGAACCTCGGGCTCTACGATGCCGAGTACGAGTTCGCGGCCCGAATGGCGCGCGAGCAGACGCTGGTGCTGGACCGCCTGCGCGAGGGGGTCGACAGCATCGCGGGCGGCTTCGACGTGATCCTGCTCGATCCGCCGCCCGCGCTCGGGATGATCTCGCTGTCGGTCCTGCGCGCGGCGACCGCGCTGCTCGTCCCTGCGCCGCCCAACAACATCGACTTCGCCTCGACGGCGCACTTCCTGAAGATGATGGGGGCGACCTTGGGCGAGATCGCCCGCCACGGGGGGCAGCGCGACTACAGCTTCGTGAAGATCCTCGCCACCAAGATGAACGACGGCAAGTCCGCCCACGTGGCCATCAAGCGGATGATGGACGCGGTCTTCCCCCAGGACATGCTCACGAGCATCCTCAAGGACTCGGCGGAGATCGACAACGCCACCGCGAACCTCGGGACGGTCTACGAGATGACGGGGCCGGGCACGCGCACCGAGACCCACAAGCGGTGCCGCGTCTATCTCGACGCGGTGGGGCGCGAGGTGGAGACGCTGATCCGCAAGACCTGGCCCAGCCACCACGGGCCGCTGCGCAAGGAGGGCGTGCTGTGA
- a CDS encoding ParB/RepB/Spo0J family partition protein: protein MSKRHDAVFDDVLSGLGDSPAKEGRGGARFLARSTRVGERLSGEIEEKTLRWVDPAQCRMWARHNRAYELLTEDNCRDLIDGIKSQGRQEFPAVVRATGDDAVPYEVVCGARRHFAVSWLRAHNFPQMRYLVEVRDLTDEEAFRLADIENRDREDISDYERARDYAEALRLYYGGRQRDMAQRLEVSDAWLSRYLQLAKLPDEIVAAFGSIRDVREAHARSLKPHLGRGPEREAILAEARAIAAEGKGLDPAAVLRRLRAVVAKPTDRRGKETVFKGPRHQRGMKMRRMNRTIQLEFLDTAGRADLEAAFEMFLEAQFGRKA from the coding sequence GTGAGCAAGAGGCACGATGCGGTGTTCGACGACGTGCTGTCGGGGCTGGGGGACTCGCCCGCCAAGGAGGGCCGGGGGGGCGCCCGCTTCCTCGCGCGCTCCACGCGGGTGGGCGAGCGGCTGTCGGGCGAGATCGAGGAGAAGACGCTGCGCTGGGTGGACCCGGCCCAGTGCCGCATGTGGGCGCGCCACAACCGGGCCTACGAGCTCCTGACGGAGGACAACTGCCGCGACCTGATCGACGGCATCAAGAGCCAGGGCCGGCAGGAGTTTCCCGCCGTGGTGCGGGCGACCGGGGACGACGCGGTGCCGTACGAGGTCGTGTGCGGGGCGCGGCGGCACTTCGCGGTGTCGTGGCTGCGGGCGCACAACTTCCCGCAGATGCGGTACCTCGTGGAGGTGCGCGACCTCACGGACGAGGAGGCGTTCCGCCTCGCCGACATCGAGAACCGCGACCGCGAGGATATCTCGGACTACGAGCGCGCGCGCGACTACGCCGAGGCGCTGCGGCTCTACTACGGCGGCCGCCAGCGCGACATGGCGCAGCGGCTGGAGGTCTCGGACGCCTGGCTGTCGCGCTACCTGCAGCTCGCCAAGCTGCCCGACGAGATCGTGGCCGCGTTCGGGTCGATCCGCGACGTGCGGGAGGCCCATGCGCGCAGCTTGAAGCCTCACCTCGGGCGCGGGCCGGAGCGCGAGGCGATCCTCGCGGAGGCGCGCGCGATCGCCGCCGAGGGCAAGGGGCTGGACCCCGCCGCCGTGCTGCGGCGCCTGCGCGCGGTGGTGGCCAAGCCCACGGACCGGCGGGGCAAGGAGACGGTGTTCAAGGGGCCGCGCCACCAGCGGGGGATGAAGATGCGGCGCATGAACCGGACGATCCAACTAGAGTTCCTCGATACCGCGGGGCGGGCCGACCTGGAGGCGGCGTTCGAGATGTTCCTTGAGGCGCAGTTCGGGCGGAAGGCGTAG
- a CDS encoding type II toxin-antitoxin system PrlF family antitoxin, with protein MIAQDISKLTDRYQTTVPAGVRRQLKLGKGDRIRYRTAEDGRVYIEPVRAGEDDPALAPFLDLVEADIRARPDRLRAFDGALRDRLEALVGDVDVDLDAPLSPDDE; from the coding sequence GTGATCGCGCAGGACATCTCGAAGCTTACCGACCGGTACCAGACGACCGTGCCCGCCGGAGTGCGCCGGCAGCTGAAGCTCGGCAAGGGCGACCGCATCCGCTACCGCACCGCGGAGGACGGACGGGTCTACATCGAGCCCGTCCGGGCAGGGGAGGACGATCCCGCGCTTGCGCCGTTCCTCGACCTGGTCGAGGCCGATATCCGGGCCCGTCCCGATCGGCTCCGGGCCTTCGACGGAGCGCTGCGCGACCGGCTCGAGGCGCTGGTGGGGGATGTGGACGTGGACCTCGACGCGCCGCTGTCGCCAGACGACGAATGA